From Megalobrama amblycephala isolate DHTTF-2021 linkage group LG8, ASM1881202v1, whole genome shotgun sequence, the proteins below share one genomic window:
- the si:dkey-45d16.4 gene encoding uncharacterized protein si:dkey-45d16.4 — protein MERGFSLAGPSSNPRKRQVRFSARHDILLLREVIAQNPFTSKESGRIWARVGEIITATLQDENFEVDGRRCRERTMLLLDYYKKQDFASLRRFGTERLYAQKEDLLHEVLELEAEKNLLVSGESKYQDEELRKRSLEELSSPEPDKSSVMSVTTAPPAVVASPEPEEQEEAELTAPTAKRPCQCCCQTYSEILSFLEKRFEAEQSLREEEMALRREELEIQRSKISLDRERLGAERKERERRFELESQERQVILDLLKEKVLKNERNSD, from the exons ATGGAACGCG GTTTCTCTCTTGCAGGACCTTCTTCTAATCCTCGTAAACGTCAGGTTCGATTTTCAGCACGTCATGACATCCTGCTCCTACGTGAGGTGATAGCACAGAACCCCTTCACTTCTAAAGAGTCAGGCCGGATCTGGGCAAGGGTGGGGGAAATTATTACTGCTACCCTACAGGACGAGAATTTTGAGGTGGATGGACGCAGATGTAGGGAGAGGACTATGCTACTACTCGATTATTATAAAAAACAGGACTTTGCAAGTCTGCGCAG GTTTGGTACGGAGCGCCTGTATGCACAGAAAGAAGATCTATTGCATGAAGTGCTGGAGCTGGAAGCCGAGAAGAATCTTCTGGTGAGTGGGGAAAGTAAATACCAGGATGAAGAGCTCAGGAAGAGATCACTGGAGGAATTATCATCACCTGAGCCTGACAAATCCTCTGTGATGTCAGTAACAACAGCTCCACCTGCTG TGGTAGCAAGCCCAGAACCTGAAGAGCAGGAGGAGGCTGAGCTCACAGCTCCTACAGCCAAACGGCCATGTCAGTGCTGCTGCCAAACCTATTCAGAGATCCTGAGCTTTCTAGAAAAACGCTTTGAAGCAGAGCAGAGTCTGCGAGAGGAAGAGATGGCACTGAGAAGAGAGGAGCTAGAAATCCAGAGGAGTAAGATTTCCCTGGATCGAGAGCGTCTCGGAGCAGAGAGAAAAGAGCGGGAACGACGGTTTGAGCTGGAGAGTCAAGAAAGGCAGGTCATACTGGACTTGTTGAAAgagaaagttctaaagaacgAACGGAACTCTGACTGA